One region of Mycobacterium riyadhense genomic DNA includes:
- a CDS encoding IclR family transcriptional regulator: MTGSQTLARGLTALQLVAASPTGLTMQEVADHVGVHRTIAYRLLSTLTQFRLVSKGEDGRYRPAAGLAVLGASFDHNLRQVCLPTLRSLADELGTTVSLLVAEGDEQVAIAVIVPTQVAYQLAFHEGSRYPLDRGAAGIALLSSMPPRPGERDLVAAARERGWVMTHGEIEPNTYGLAVAVQRPAPSPPTCINLISHREDVVMRGKDAVIEAATRLSALLS, encoded by the coding sequence GTGACAGGTTCACAGACGCTCGCTCGGGGTCTCACCGCGCTGCAGTTGGTAGCGGCCTCCCCGACGGGGCTCACCATGCAAGAAGTTGCCGACCACGTCGGTGTGCACCGGACCATCGCCTACCGACTGCTGTCGACGTTGACCCAGTTTCGGCTGGTTTCCAAAGGAGAGGACGGGCGGTACCGGCCGGCGGCCGGCCTGGCGGTTTTGGGAGCGTCCTTCGACCACAACCTGCGCCAAGTGTGTCTGCCGACGCTGCGCAGCCTGGCCGACGAGTTGGGCACCACCGTGTCCCTGCTGGTCGCCGAGGGCGACGAGCAGGTGGCGATCGCGGTGATCGTGCCGACCCAGGTCGCCTACCAGCTCGCCTTCCACGAAGGCAGCCGCTATCCGCTGGACCGCGGTGCCGCCGGGATCGCGCTGCTGTCGAGCATGCCCCCGCGTCCGGGGGAACGCGACCTGGTCGCCGCGGCTCGCGAACGCGGCTGGGTGATGACGCACGGCGAGATCGAGCCCAACACCTACGGCCTGGCCGTAGCCGTCCAACGACCCGCGCCGTCCCCGCCAACCTGCATCAACCTCATCTCCCACCGCGAAGACGTGGTGATGCGGGGCAAGGACGCCGTCATCGAGGCCGCAACTCGGTTGTCTGCGCTGCTGAGCTGA